In one window of Desulfovibrio sp. UIB00 DNA:
- a CDS encoding LysR family transcriptional regulator, translating into MLPEFSGDFIQWLRGFYYTATCGSMTAAMKKMNRNQSALTYQIRSLEQEFGVKLFSGSKTNRVLTEEGKFLLSKAVLLFSQIDALRGQLEHLPATVKGPLSISCMFSFYNHILPDLVHVFSQQYPEVSFRLIPEMLESKLFEDISSNKVDVGILASERIPDDFLVIPLFKTDITLFASPQAKLPPENMLDLTDIAQMTIVAPSVHSSLWQNILRQAQRYGVKLNPRHIITHQDCLVRCVSQGLGVSMLDRFVLEDALFAQKIQAVSLSRFFRPRQYYMVLSQSGAYQYPQVKAFLNFMKQQFEIADDKQDSNIETIEDAEVALH; encoded by the coding sequence ATGCTTCCTGAGTTCAGCGGCGATTTTATTCAATGGTTGCGAGGTTTTTATTATACAGCAACATGTGGCAGCATGACGGCTGCAATGAAAAAGATGAACCGTAACCAATCTGCGCTCACGTATCAGATTCGCAGCCTTGAGCAAGAGTTTGGTGTTAAGCTTTTTAGCGGTTCCAAGACAAACCGTGTTCTGACAGAAGAGGGAAAATTTTTGCTCAGCAAGGCAGTGTTGCTTTTTTCTCAGATTGATGCCCTGCGTGGGCAGCTGGAGCATCTGCCAGCAACAGTAAAAGGCCCTCTAAGCATCAGTTGCATGTTTTCGTTTTACAATCATATCTTGCCGGATCTGGTGCACGTTTTTTCGCAGCAGTATCCTGAAGTGAGCTTCAGGCTTATTCCCGAGATGCTGGAGAGCAAGCTTTTCGAAGACATTTCTTCCAACAAGGTGGATGTTGGCATTTTGGCTTCAGAGAGAATTCCTGACGATTTTTTGGTCATCCCCTTGTTCAAAACAGACATCACGCTTTTTGCATCGCCGCAGGCAAAGCTGCCGCCTGAAAATATGCTGGATCTGACAGATATAGCGCAAATGACCATCGTCGCGCCTTCTGTCCATTCGAGCCTGTGGCAAAATATTCTTCGTCAGGCGCAGCGCTATGGTGTAAAGCTGAACCCCCGGCACATAATCACGCATCAGGATTGCCTTGTGCGTTGCGTTTCGCAGGGGCTTGGTGTGAGCATGCTAGACCGCTTTGTTCTCGAAGATGCCCTTTTTGCGCAAAAAATTCAGGCAGTGTCGCTTTCGCGGTTTTTCCGCCCCCGGCAGTATTACATGGTGCTGTCGCAGTCGGGCGCGTACCAGTATCCACAGGTTAAGGCTTTTTTGAATTTCATGAAGCAGCAGTTTGAAATTGCTGACGACAAGCAGGACTCAAACATAGAAACCATTGAAGATGCAGAGGTTGCCCTGCACTGA